The segment CCGGTAGGGTACCTGCACCCGCCTTCCAAAACGCCCGCTGGGATCGACGTGATTAAGCGGATCGCCAAGGCAGTAGACGTAACAATTGATCCCCCCGGCATCAAAGGGGCTTAACTGATCAGGGCTTTGAAACCGCATCAGTATCGGGCTATATGCTCGATGGCCAAGACCCAGCAGATAGCACCCGCTAATCGGATCACGAAGCTGCCCGGTATAGCCTAGTAATACAGGCTCATTTATGACTGCTGCATATCCGTAGGCTGAGTACGAGCGAACATGCGGTTTTTTCCGAGTGCTTGAAGAGGTATCCACCACATTCGTACCTGGCAGCTGTTCAAGCTACCAGCCTAGAAGCCCGAACGTTGCCGATCTACTGACAAAAATGCCAGGTGATGGGTTTAGCGCCAGCTCTCTTTGACAGCCTTGCGCCGCCCACCCAGCACCACCCAGCCAATCACCAGCAACAGGCTTTCGACCACGAACGCCAACACAAAGCCCGCACCCACGCCCCAACCAATCGCCTCAGGCACCAGCAGCACCTGGTAGCTGTAGCCCTTGAGCGTCTCCTCGCGCAGCGCCGGCTCCGGCTGCACCAGCACATGCCAGGTGCGGCTAACCCACGAGCCCTGCAGCGCCTGCCACTCGTGCTCCAGCAACTGGTTGCGGATCAGCAGGCTGTCGATGCTGTTGGCATCACTGTTGAACACCGGGTCGTCGCTGCTGCGGTAATGCCGCACCAGCGCCTGCAGGTCGCCGTTGAAGAAGCGCTGGGCGGTCTGCTTGAAGCCATCGAGCGCCTGGCGCGATTCGAGCAAATGCGCCTCGACCCGCTGGCTGTAGTCATTGACCAGCCCGGGCACCTGAATACCGGCCAACAGGCCGAAGGTGAACAACAGCAACCGCAGGTAACTTCTGAACATTCAGCGTCCTTAGCTATCGCCGTGGGCGACGCACTCGCCATGGCGCCACAGCGCCCATTGGCCGGGCTCGTAGCGGTTCCAGGTCTCGTTCTCGGTGAGGGCCTCGGTGGCGATCACCGTGACCACATCATTGGGGGTGGTTTGCGTGTGAAAGTCGACGATCAGGTCGACATCCTTCAGCCTCGCCGCACCGAACGGCGCGCGGCGGGTGATGTGCACCAGCTTGGTCGAGCAGAAGCAGAACAACCAGTCGCCGTCGCTGAGCAGGCAGTTGAACACGCCCTTGCCGCGATACTCGGCGCAGGCCTCGACCAGTACCGGCAGCAACTGCTCCACGTCCACAGGCTCGGGGAAGGCTTCACGAATGCGGTTGAGCAAGTCGCAGAACGCCGCTTCACTGTCGGTGTCGCCAATCGGCCGGTAGAAGGTACGCAGGCCGCTGAACTCGCCCAGCTGGCCGTTGTGCGCAAAGCACCAGTTACGGCCCCACAGCTCGCGCACGAACGGGTGGGTGTTGGACAGGCAAACCTTGCCGACGTTGGCCTGGCGAATATGCCCGATGACCACTTCGCTCTTGATCGGGTAGCGCTGCACAAGGTTGGCCACCTCCGACTCGCTGCTCGCGGCCGGGTCCTGGAACAGGCGCAGGCCGCGCCCTTCGTAGAAACCGATGCCCCAGCCGTCGCGGTGCGGACCGGTGCGGCCACCACGCTGCATCAAGCCGGTGAAGCTGAAGACGATGTCGGTGGGGACGTTGGCACTCATGCCCAGCAGTTCGCACATGTTTGCGGCTCCTGGTTACAGACGGGGTTCGACCCGGCCCTGGCCGGGACCGCTGCGGCGTACCGGCTCGGCAGCGGGCTCTTCACGGTAGCGGTCCTGGCGCGCGGCGGCCACCGGGGCTTCGACCATCACTTCGTCGTCTTCCTGGGCCTGGCGCTTGGCGGCGGCTTCACGTTGCATGCGACGCTCGCGGGCGCGTTTTTCCAGCGGCCAGCGAATCAGCACGAAGACGATGTACAGGGCGAAGGCGAACATGCCGTACATGGCAAGGTCGGAGGCAGCGCGCCAGGCGTTGTTGCCCACCTTGAAAGCAACATCCAGCGCGGTGATGGCGATGGCCGGGGCGAAGCTTTCCTTGACCGGGTCGACGATGGTCGGGCTGAGCAGCAGCACGGCGACGATCACCCGCAGCGGCTCGCGCAGCCAGCGCCACATCCAGCCAGTGAACTTGAAGGCCACCAGCAGGCAACCCAGGGCGGCGACGGCGTAGAGGCCCCAGGCCAACAGATAGTCGTGTTCGGTCATGGTGTTCGTGCAAGCCAGGCAAAGAGGTGCCTATGATAAACACTTTTACTGGCGCAGGCGCCCCCTATACCCGTTCAGGACCGCGCCGGCCCCATTCGCGGGCAAGCCCGCTCCCACAGGATTGCACAGGGCTCGATAGCACTGAGCCCCTGTAGGAGCGGGCTTGCCCGCGATGAGGCCGGCACAGGCTACCCCAATCATGAGACAGCGAATGCCCATCAAGCCCCCCCTCGCCCACCAGGCCTCCGGCAACGACCCCTACGCCTGGCTGCAACAACGCGACACCCCCGAAGTGCTGACCTACCTGGAACAGGAAAACGCATACCAGCAAGCCTGCCTGGCCGACCAGGCGCCCTTGCGCGAACAGTTGTTCGAAGAGATCAAGGGCCGCATCCTCGAAACCGACCTGTCACTGCCCTCACCCTGGGGCCCGTACCTCTACTACACCCGCACCACCGCCGGCGACGAATACCCGCGTCACTACCGCTGCCCGCGCCCGGCCGACGACAGCAACAGCGTCGACCAAAGCCGCGAAGAGCTGCTGCTCGACCCGAACGCCCTGGCCAACGGCGGCTTCCTGTCGCTGGGCGCGTTCAACATAAGCCCCGACCACCGCCTGCTGGCCTACAGCCTCGACACCAGCGGCGACGAGGTCTACACCCTGTACGTAAAAGATTTGGCCAGCGGCGCCCTGACCACCCTGCCCTTCGACGACTGTGACGGCAGCATGACCTGGGCCAACGACAACCAGACGTTGTTCTTCGCCGAGCTGGACGACACTCATCGCCCCTGGCGCCTGCGCCGCCATACCCTCGGCGAAAGCGGCGCCAACACCGTGTTCGAAGAGCCCGACGGGCGCTTCTTCCTGCACTGCTACCGCGCAAGCTCCGAACGCCAACTGGTGCTGCTGCTCAACAGCAAGACCACCAGCGAAGCCTGGGTGCTCGATGCCGCCACCCCGCAGGCTGCCTTTACCTGCCTGGCGCCACGGGTCGAAGGCCATGAGTACTTCCCCGACCACGGCCAGCTCGACGGCCAGTGGCGCTGGTTCATCCGCAGCAACCAGCAAGGTATCAACTTCGCCCTGTACCACGCCCCCGCCGATGCGGTACCGGCCCGCGACGACTGGCAAGAGCTGGTGGCGCACCGCGACGATGTGATGCTCGAAGGCCTGAGCCTGAATGCCTCGGCACTGACCCTGAGCCTGCGCGAAGGTGGCCTGCCGATCATCGAGGTACGCCCCGAGGGCCTGGCGCCCTATCGGGTCGAGCTGCCCGACGCCGCCTACAGCCTGTACGTGCAGGACAGCCTGGAGTTTGCCAGCACGCGTATCCGCCTGCGCTACGAAGCGCTCAACCGCCCGGCCCAGGTGCGCCAGCTGGCACTGGCCACGGGCGCGCAGCTGGTGCTCAAGCAAACGCCGGTGCTTGGTGCCTTCGATGCCGATGACTATGTCAGCGAGCGCCTGTGGGCACAGGCCAAGGACGGCACCCGGGTGCCGATCAGCCTGGTGCGCCGCCGTAGCGACCTGGGCAAACGCGTACCGCTCTACCTGTACGGCTACGGCGCCTACGGCGAAAGCCTCGACCCGTGGTTCTCCCACGCCCGCCTGAGCCTGCTGGAGCGCGGCGTGGCCTTTGCCATCGCCCATGTGCGCGGCGGCGGCGAGCTGGGCGAAGCCTGGTACCGGGCCGGCAAGCAGGAGCACAAGCACAACAGCTTCGATGACTTCATCGCCTGCGCCGAGCATTTGATCGAAAGCGGCGTCACCGACAGCGCACACCTGGCCATCAGCGGCGGCAGCGCCGGCGGCCTGCTGATGGGCGCGGTACTCAACCTGCGCCCCGAACTGTTCCGTTGCGCCATTGCCGAAGTACCGTTCGTCGATGTGCTCAACACCATGCTCGACCCCGAACTGCCGCTGACCGTCACCGAGTACGACGAATGGGGCAACCCCGAAGAGCCCGAGGTGTACGCGCGAATCAAGGCCTACGCCCCGTACGAAAACGTCAAGGCCCAGCCCTACCCGGCCATGCTGGTGATCGCCGGCTACAACGACAGCCGCGTGCAGTACTGGGAAGCGGCCAAGTGGGTGGCGCGCCTGCGCACCCTGAAGACCGACAACCACCCGCTGCTGCTCAAGACCGAGATGGGCGCCGGCCACGGCGGCATGAGCGGGCGCTACCAGGGGCTGCGCGACGTGGCGCTGGAGTATGCGTTCGTCTTCAATGAGCTGGGCGTTGTGTAAAACGGGTTTTTCGTTGTCATAGAGTTCGGTCACCCGATCTGAGGTGACGCAGTCCCAGTGGGAGCGGGCTTGCCCGCGAATGCGACAGAGCAGGCAACCAGGTTGCTCCTGCTGACGTATTCGCGGGCAAGCCCGCTCCTACAGAGGCCCGCAGCGCTTTCCAGACATTCGAAGAAGAACAACCCATGCCCGAAGAACTGCACCTGCACGCCGAAATCCGCGACATGCTCATGGACTGTGGCCTGTTCGACACCCTCCAGCCCGGCGACTTTCTCACCGCCGCCGGCTATTTCAGCCTGAGCACCATCGACGACGGCCAGACCATCTTCAACGAAGGCGATGCCGGTACCTTCATGTGCATCCTGCACCACGGCGTGGTGTCGGTGCGCAAGACCGACGGCCATGGCGCGCAAGGCGAAGTCGCCACCCTGCGCAGCGGCCGGGCCTTCGGTGAAATGGCCGTGCTCGACGGCGAGCGGCGCTCGGCTACGTGCGTGGCGGCCAGCCAGTGCCAGTTGCTGACCTTGGGCAAGGACTCGCTGGACAAGATGCTCAACGAAGCACCGCGCATCGCCGCGCGGATCATCCGCGCGCTGGCGGTGACGCTGTCGAAGCGTTTGCGCATGCAGGACGGCCAGCGCCTGGCCTAGGGCCTGACGGTAACGTGATCCCTGTGGGAGCGGCCTTGTGTCGCGATGGGCTGCGCAGCAGCCCCTGCAGTGTTACAGGACTCAATCATCTGGGGCTGCTGCGCAGCCCATCGCGACACAAGGCCGCTCCCACAGAGGACATCATTCATCCTGTGATGGAGGCTCGCGCGGCTCCTGCTGCAACCCCGGCAATGGCTGATCCTTCGGCGGCCCGGGCACGGGCATCGGTGGCAACAGCGGCGCCCCTGGCTGGCCGGCGCCAGCCTTGGGCGGCGTACTGGGGGTGATCTGCGGGTAAGGCGTGGGCGTCGGCGTACCCGGGGCGCCGGGCGCGGGGGTGAGCGGCCGGGCCTGCTGGCCAGCGGCCTGGGCCATGGGCGCAGCCGCCAGCAACAGCGCAGCGAGGATTGCAGGCAACATCGGCAGCCTCCTGTCGGGAACCTGGTTACAGGCTATGCCGACTCCAGCGTTTTCGCCTGTCCGTCCACGCCACTGGCGCGCTAGACTCAAGGGCATAACCGTCATTCAAGCCTGATAATCAAAAAGGTAACACCATGAGCTCCCCCTCCGCCGCCACCGCCCGCCTCGACCGCATCCTCGCCGACGCCAAGCGCGACAAGGAAATGGGCTACCGCGACAAGGCGCTGAAAATGTACCCCCACGTGTGCGGCCGCTGCGCCCGCGAGTTCTCCGGCAAGCGCCTGTCGGAGCTGACCGTGCACCACCGTGACCACAACCACGACAACAACCCCCAGGACGGCTCCAACTGGGAGCTGCTGTGCCTGTACTGCCACGACAACGAACACTCGCGCTACACCGACCAGCAATACTTCGGCGAAGGCTCGCTGAGCACGCCCAAGACCAACATCGCCACCCACAATCCGTTCGCCGGGCTGGGCGCGCTGCTGAAGAAGGACTGACGGTCGCCCCCGGGGTCGGCAAGCCCGTATAATCGCGCTCTTTTTTGCGAAGGGCCCCGACTCGTGGCGAACAAACGGTACAGCTGCATCGGCCTGTTCAACCCCAAATCTGCCGAGAACGTAGGCTCGGTGATGCGGGCGGCGGGCTGCTATGGGGTCAATTCGGTGTTCTACACCGGCAAGCGCTACGAGCGTGCCCGTGACTTCGTCACCGACACCAAGCGCGTGCACTACGACATCCCGCTGATCGGCATCGACGATTTGCAGCGCATCATCCCGCTGGGTTGCACGCCGGTGGCGGTAGAGCTGGTGGACGGCGCACGGCCGCTGCCGGAATACACCCACCCGGACCGGGCGATCTATATCTTCGGGCCAGAGGATGGCTCGCTGAGCGAAGAGGTGCGGGGCTGGTGCGAAGAGACCATCTACATCCCGACCCAGGGCTGCATGAACCTGGCCGCGACGGTGAATGTGGTGCTGTATGACCGCATGGCCAAGGGGCTCAATACCCGCTCGGGGCCCAAGTTCAAGTAGCAGATCGGTACTTGACCCCTTGCCGGCGATGAGGCCGGCCCAGGCAGCGTGGTTGCCTGGCCGGACGCCATCGCCGGCAAGCCGGCTCCTACAGGGAATCAGTCCGGATTACGAAGCGTTGATCCAGATGGTCTTCAGCTCGGTGTACTGGTCGTGGGCCCAGATCGACTTGTCGCGCCCACCGAAGCCAGACTCCTTATAGCCACCGAACGGCGTCGAGACATCCCCCTCGCCGAAGCAGTTGACGGTGACCACACCGGCGCGGATCTCACGCGACAAACGCAGCGCATTGCGCAGGCTGCCGGTGTAGGCCGAAGCCGCTAGGCCATAGACGGTGTCGTTGGCCAGCTCAATGGCCTCGTCGATGGTCTCGAAGGTGGTCACGCTCAGGATCGGCCCGAAGATCTCTTCGACGAACAGCTTGTTGTCGCGGGTAACGCCATCGACGATGGTCGGCTGCACGCGCAGGCCTTCTTCGGTCTGGCCGCCCTGCACCACGTTGAGCTTGTGCTCGGCGGCGTAGTCCAGGTACGACTTGACCTTCTCGAAGTGCGCCTTGCTGACCATCGCGCCCAGGCGGTTGTCCGGGTCCATCGGGTCGCCCAGTTTCCAGTCCTTGAGGTGCTTGGCCATCAGGCTCAGCAGCTCGTCCTTCACATCCTTGTGCACGATCAGGCGCGAGGACGCCGAGCAGTTCTCGCCCATGTTCCAGAACGCACCGGCGGTGACGAACTCGGCGACTTCGTTCAGGTCCTCGCAGTCGTTCATGACCACGGCCGGGTTCTTGCCACCCAGCTCCAGGACGATGCGCTTGAGGTTGGACTCGGCGGCGTATTTCAGGAACAGCCGGCCGGTGTCGGTGGAGCCGGTGAAGCTGACCATCGGGATGTCCATGTGGCGGCCGATGGCCTCGCCCACTTCACGGCCACCGCCAGGCACCAGGTTGAACACCCCAGGCGGAATGCCGGCCTGGTGCGCCAGCTCCACCACGCGCAGGGCGCTGAGGGTGGTTTCCTTGGCCGGCTTGACCACGATCGAGCAACCGGCGGCCAGCGACGGGGCGATCTTCCAGGCCAGCATCAGCAGCGGGAAGTTCCACGGCAGCACCAGGCCGACCACGCCGATGGCCTCACGCACCACCATGGTCACGGCGGCATTGCCGGTGGGGGCGGTGGCGTCGTAGATCTTGTCGATCAGCTCGGCGTGCCAGCGGATGGTGTGGATGGTTTCCGGCACGTCGACGTTCTGGCACTCGCTGACCGGCTTGCCGCTGTCAAGCGCTTCCAGCACTGCCAGCTCGTGGGCGTTGTCTTCGAGCAGTTGGGCGAACTTCTGCAGCACGTGCTTGCGGTCGTTCGGCTGCATCTTCGACCAGGTGCCTTCTTCGAACACGCGCTTGGCAGCAGCCACGGCAACGTTGACGTCGTTGACATCACAGGCGGCAACTTCAGCGAGCTTTTCGCCGGTCGCCGGGTTGGTGGTGACGAAGGTCTTGCCCGAAATGGCATCACGGAATTCACCGTCGATGAACGCCTTGGTGCGCAGTTGCAGCTCGGCGGCGATGGCCGCGTATTGTTCCTTGCTCAGCAAATCAGCCATGTCTGCAGGCTCCTTATTTGATCTGTGCGATGGTGGCCTTGAGTTCGCTGACCACGCGCTTGAGTTCTTGCTTCTCGGCGTCGTCCAGGTCATACAGCGGCTTGCGCACGCCACCGGTCTTCAGGCCGTTGAGGGCCACGCCGTTCTTGATTGCCTGGACGAACTTGCCACCTTCGAGGAAGTCCATCAGCGGCATCATGGCGGCCATGATCTTGCGGCCCTTGTCGAAGTTCTTCTCCAGCACGCAGGCCTCATACAGGGCTACGTGTTCGCGCGGGATGAAGTTGGAGCCGGCGCACACCCAGCTCTGCGCGCCCCAGGCGAAGAATTCCAGGGCCTGGTCGTCCCAGCCGCAGGACAGCTGGATGTTCGGGCGCTTGATGGCCAGGCGGTGCAGCTGGGCCATGTCACCGGAGCTCTCCTTGATGGCGACGATGTTCTTCACGTCGGCCACGGCGTCGAAGAACTCCTCGCCCATGCTCACGCTCATGCGGCCCGGGTAGTTGTAGAGCATGATCGGCAGGCCTGCGGCAGCGTCCACGGCTTTGACGTGCAGGGCGATTTCCTGCTGGGTCGGCAGCGCGTACGGCGGGGTGCCCACCAGCAGTGCGTCGGCCTTGATTTCCTTGGCGTGGCTGGCGAAGGCCACGGCGTCTTCGGTGCGGATGCCACCGGTGCCGACGATCAACGGCAGGCGGCCGTTAAGCACGTCCTTGGCCTGGGCGGCCAGCTCGATGCGCTCCTGGGTGGTGTGGGCGTAGTACTCGCCGGTAGAGCCACCGATGATCACACCGTGGATCTTCGAATCCACCAGGTACTCGAGCACCTCGGCGAAGGCCGCCTTGTCGATCGAGCCGTCAGCGGCCAGAGGGGTGATTGCCGGGGTGTAGATGCCTTCGAATTTCATGGGGATCTCCGTTGTTTCTTGTGCAGTTGTTCGTTTTCGGAACTTGCCGGGGCCACCCCGGCAAGGGTGGCTCAATTCAGCGAAGCAGCTTGTTGCAGGTTCAGCGAGCGGGTTTCCGGCGCCAGGGCAAGGGAGAACGCCAAACCGACGAACGTCACTACCGCTGCGGCGTACATGGTGGCGCCAATGCCGTAGCTATCCAGCGCCATGGGCACCAGCCAAGTGCCCACCGCCGCGCCGATACGCGACATCGAAGTGCCCACACCCACCGCACAGGCGCGGATTTCGGTGGGGAACAGTTCGTTGGGGTAGACCAGTTGCAGCACCTGGGCGCCGCCGATGAACAGCGCGTAGGCACCGAACAGCACCAGGATGAGCATTTCGGCGCCATTGCTGAACGCGCCCAACCCCAGCAGGGCCAGGCCCGACCAGAAGAAGCTGTGCAGCAGCGTGGTGCGCCGCCCGAGGGTGTTCAAAAGTCGGGTGCCGATGATGCAGCCGACCACGAACAGGAAGGTGATCGCCACCGAGCCGATGGAGGCCCAGTCGCCCTTGAGGTTGAGCGCGCCCAGCACCTTGGGCGCAAAGGCGTAGACGGCGAACACCGGGATCACCGAGCAGGTCCAGAACATGGTGACGAACAGCATGCGCTTGCCGTAGCCGGCGTGCAGCAGGCTCAAGAACGACAGCTTGCGGGTCTTGGGCTCTTCGGGCAGGTTGCGCAGCGAGAAAGCGTTGCCGTACACCGACTTGATCACCTGCTCGGCTTCCTGGCTGCGGCCCTTGCTGAGCAGCCAGCGCGGCGACTCCGGGGTGCCCAGGCGGATGATGAACAAAATCGCACCGATCACCGCAGCACTGGCCAGCACCAGGCGCCAGGCATCGTCACCGCCATGGCGCAGCAGCGCCTCGCCCACCACGTAGGCCGTGGCGGCGCCGGCAAACCACAGCACGGTCAGGGTGGCCAGGCGTGGGCCGCGGTTCTTCTTGGGCAGGAACTCCACCAGCAGCGAGGTGGCCACCGGGTACTCGATGCCCACGGCAATGCCGATGACAAAGCGCAACAGGAACAGCGCCAGTGCCGACTCCACCCACAGCTGGGCCAAGGAGGCGAGGATGAACAGGGTCGGGCCGACGAAGAACACGCGCTTGCGGCCAAAGCGGTCGGTCAGCCAGCCGCCGAAAAAGCCCCCGAAGAAAATCCCGATCAGTGCCGAGGCTGCGATCATGCCCTGCCAGAAGCTGCTCAGGGACAGGCCGGCGGCCATCTGCACCATGGCCACGCCGATGATGCTCAGTACATAACCGTCGACAAACGAGCCACCGCCCGAACGGATAGTCAGAAATTGGTGAAAGCGGTTAAGCGGAACATCTTCGATCGATACAGGGGTGTTTGTCATTGTTTTCTCCAGCCAACCTCAAACGCAGCCTGTTTTCAGGGCGAACGAACCCGCGATGCCGAAATAGACTTTCAGCCCCGTGAAATTCGAAGTTGCCCTTCGAACAGAAACAACACGCAATAGAACGCTTGCGCCGGGCAATCAATACCCAGCCGGTACTTCCTTACTTTTACTGCCTTGCTCTAATTAACTTTCTTTGCCGGCGCGGAACTGGCCCCATTTCAAGTTGAAGTTCAAACCCAGTGAAGTCAGCGCTGCCGGCGGGTTGGCGCACGGCCCTGGCGAATTCAGCACAAAGTCGATCAGCTCGTTCTTTTCACCGGCCAGCCAGTCGGCCAGCAACTTGCCGGTGGCGGTACCGCGGGTCACCCCCAGGCCGTTGCAGCACAACGCGCCATATACGTTCGGCGCCAACTGCCCGAAATACCCCAGGTGGTTGCGCGACATCGCCAGCGCCCCGCCCCAGGTGTATTCGAACGGCATGCCCGAGAGCATCGGGAAGCGCCGCTCGAACGAATCGCGGTGGCGTGGGGCAAAGCGCTCCAGGTATTTGCTCTGGGCGCGCCCGTCGGGGTTGAAGCTGAAACTGTTGCGCACCAGCAGGCGGTTGTCCGGGGTGCGGCGCACCGTGGTGCCGAACGGGTCGGCCGGGATCAGCCCCCAGTAAGGCTTGCCGCCCAGGCGCGCCTGCTCCTCGGCGGTCATCGGCCGGGTGAGGCTGGCGTAGGTGAACACCGGCAGCATGCGGCCCTTGAGGAAGCCAAAGCTCATGCCGAAGGCGTTGGTGGTGAGCAGCAGCTTGTCGGCGGTGATCGAGCCGTTGGCGTGCTTGAGCACGGTCTTGGCGCCGTACTCCACTTCAGTGATCGGGGTGTTCTCGTACAGGGTGACGTTGGCCGGCAGGCTGTCGGCCAGGCCCTTGACCAGCGCCGCGGGCTGGATCAACGAGGTGCCGGGGGTGAACAGGGCCTTGCGGTAGAAGTGCGTGCCGATGTGCTCGGGCAACTCGTTCTGCTCGATCATCTGCCAGGGCTGGCCGAGCTTGTCGAGGCCGCGGCGGTAGGCGTCGAGCACGGCGATGCCGCGCGGCTCCACGGCGGCCTGGTACTTGCCGCAGTGCTTCATCTGGCAGTCGATGGCGTAGCGCTCGACCAGCTCTTTAAGGTAGTTCTGGCCGCTCAGGTTGAGCTTGAGCACGGTCTTGGCGATGCCGATATCGCCGATGTAGTCGTCGGCGCCAATATCGTGGGGCAAGTCGATGGCGAAGCCCGCGTTGCGACCTGACGAGCCGAAGCCCACTTCCTGGGCTTCGAGCAACACGATCTGCTCGTCCGGGAAGTGCTCGGCCAGCTGGCGTGCGGCGGCCAAACCGGTGAAGCCGGCGCCGACCACCACCCAGCGGGCGTGGCTGTGGCCGCTGTGCGCAGGTTGGATGCGCCGGCCTTTGCTCAGGTGGTACCAGCCGCAGGTACTGTCATCGGCAGGCAACG is part of the Pseudomonas fakonensis genome and harbors:
- a CDS encoding aldehyde dehydrogenase — translated: MADLLSKEQYAAIAAELQLRTKAFIDGEFRDAISGKTFVTTNPATGEKLAEVAACDVNDVNVAVAAAKRVFEEGTWSKMQPNDRKHVLQKFAQLLEDNAHELAVLEALDSGKPVSECQNVDVPETIHTIRWHAELIDKIYDATAPTGNAAVTMVVREAIGVVGLVLPWNFPLLMLAWKIAPSLAAGCSIVVKPAKETTLSALRVVELAHQAGIPPGVFNLVPGGGREVGEAIGRHMDIPMVSFTGSTDTGRLFLKYAAESNLKRIVLELGGKNPAVVMNDCEDLNEVAEFVTAGAFWNMGENCSASSRLIVHKDVKDELLSLMAKHLKDWKLGDPMDPDNRLGAMVSKAHFEKVKSYLDYAAEHKLNVVQGGQTEEGLRVQPTIVDGVTRDNKLFVEEIFGPILSVTTFETIDEAIELANDTVYGLAASAYTGSLRNALRLSREIRAGVVTVNCFGEGDVSTPFGGYKESGFGGRDKSIWAHDQYTELKTIWINAS
- a CDS encoding class II glutamine amidotransferase gives rise to the protein MCELLGMSANVPTDIVFSFTGLMQRGGRTGPHRDGWGIGFYEGRGLRLFQDPAASSESEVANLVQRYPIKSEVVIGHIRQANVGKVCLSNTHPFVRELWGRNWCFAHNGQLGEFSGLRTFYRPIGDTDSEAAFCDLLNRIREAFPEPVDVEQLLPVLVEACAEYRGKGVFNCLLSDGDWLFCFCSTKLVHITRRAPFGAARLKDVDLIVDFHTQTTPNDVVTVIATEALTENETWNRYEPGQWALWRHGECVAHGDS
- a CDS encoding S9 family peptidase, which codes for MPIKPPLAHQASGNDPYAWLQQRDTPEVLTYLEQENAYQQACLADQAPLREQLFEEIKGRILETDLSLPSPWGPYLYYTRTTAGDEYPRHYRCPRPADDSNSVDQSREELLLDPNALANGGFLSLGAFNISPDHRLLAYSLDTSGDEVYTLYVKDLASGALTTLPFDDCDGSMTWANDNQTLFFAELDDTHRPWRLRRHTLGESGANTVFEEPDGRFFLHCYRASSERQLVLLLNSKTTSEAWVLDAATPQAAFTCLAPRVEGHEYFPDHGQLDGQWRWFIRSNQQGINFALYHAPADAVPARDDWQELVAHRDDVMLEGLSLNASALTLSLREGGLPIIEVRPEGLAPYRVELPDAAYSLYVQDSLEFASTRIRLRYEALNRPAQVRQLALATGAQLVLKQTPVLGAFDADDYVSERLWAQAKDGTRVPISLVRRRSDLGKRVPLYLYGYGAYGESLDPWFSHARLSLLERGVAFAIAHVRGGGELGEAWYRAGKQEHKHNSFDDFIACAEHLIESGVTDSAHLAISGGSAGGLLMGAVLNLRPELFRCAIAEVPFVDVLNTMLDPELPLTVTEYDEWGNPEEPEVYARIKAYAPYENVKAQPYPAMLVIAGYNDSRVQYWEAAKWVARLRTLKTDNHPLLLKTEMGAGHGGMSGRYQGLRDVALEYAFVFNELGVV
- a CDS encoding MFS transporter; the encoded protein is MTNTPVSIEDVPLNRFHQFLTIRSGGGSFVDGYVLSIIGVAMVQMAAGLSLSSFWQGMIAASALIGIFFGGFFGGWLTDRFGRKRVFFVGPTLFILASLAQLWVESALALFLLRFVIGIAVGIEYPVATSLLVEFLPKKNRGPRLATLTVLWFAGAATAYVVGEALLRHGGDDAWRLVLASAAVIGAILFIIRLGTPESPRWLLSKGRSQEAEQVIKSVYGNAFSLRNLPEEPKTRKLSFLSLLHAGYGKRMLFVTMFWTCSVIPVFAVYAFAPKVLGALNLKGDWASIGSVAITFLFVVGCIIGTRLLNTLGRRTTLLHSFFWSGLALLGLGAFSNGAEMLILVLFGAYALFIGGAQVLQLVYPNELFPTEIRACAVGVGTSMSRIGAAVGTWLVPMALDSYGIGATMYAAAVVTFVGLAFSLALAPETRSLNLQQAASLN
- a CDS encoding NAD(P)/FAD-dependent oxidoreductase, which codes for MTKITSLPADDSTCGWYHLSKGRRIQPAHSGHSHARWVVVGAGFTGLAAARQLAEHFPDEQIVLLEAQEVGFGSSGRNAGFAIDLPHDIGADDYIGDIGIAKTVLKLNLSGQNYLKELVERYAIDCQMKHCGKYQAAVEPRGIAVLDAYRRGLDKLGQPWQMIEQNELPEHIGTHFYRKALFTPGTSLIQPAALVKGLADSLPANVTLYENTPITEVEYGAKTVLKHANGSITADKLLLTTNAFGMSFGFLKGRMLPVFTYASLTRPMTAEEQARLGGKPYWGLIPADPFGTTVRRTPDNRLLVRNSFSFNPDGRAQSKYLERFAPRHRDSFERRFPMLSGMPFEYTWGGALAMSRNHLGYFGQLAPNVYGALCCNGLGVTRGTATGKLLADWLAGEKNELIDFVLNSPGPCANPPAALTSLGLNFNLKWGQFRAGKES
- a CDS encoding YajD family HNH nuclease, with the protein product MSSPSAATARLDRILADAKRDKEMGYRDKALKMYPHVCGRCAREFSGKRLSELTVHHRDHNHDNNPQDGSNWELLCLYCHDNEHSRYTDQQYFGEGSLSTPKTNIATHNPFAGLGALLKKD
- a CDS encoding MFS transporter, yielding MTEHDYLLAWGLYAVAALGCLLVAFKFTGWMWRWLREPLRVIVAVLLLSPTIVDPVKESFAPAIAITALDVAFKVGNNAWRAASDLAMYGMFAFALYIVFVLIRWPLEKRARERRMQREAAAKRQAQEDDEVMVEAPVAAARQDRYREEPAAEPVRRSGPGQGRVEPRL
- a CDS encoding cyclic nucleotide-binding domain-containing protein; this translates as MPEELHLHAEIRDMLMDCGLFDTLQPGDFLTAAGYFSLSTIDDGQTIFNEGDAGTFMCILHHGVVSVRKTDGHGAQGEVATLRSGRAFGEMAVLDGERRSATCVAASQCQLLTLGKDSLDKMLNEAPRIAARIIRALAVTLSKRLRMQDGQRLA
- a CDS encoding DUF2937 family protein; translated protein: MFRSYLRLLLFTFGLLAGIQVPGLVNDYSQRVEAHLLESRQALDGFKQTAQRFFNGDLQALVRHYRSSDDPVFNSDANSIDSLLIRNQLLEHEWQALQGSWVSRTWHVLVQPEPALREETLKGYSYQVLLVPEAIGWGVGAGFVLAFVVESLLLVIGWVVLGGRRKAVKESWR
- a CDS encoding RNA methyltransferase, with the protein product MANKRYSCIGLFNPKSAENVGSVMRAAGCYGVNSVFYTGKRYERARDFVTDTKRVHYDIPLIGIDDLQRIIPLGCTPVAVELVDGARPLPEYTHPDRAIYIFGPEDGSLSEEVRGWCEETIYIPTQGCMNLAATVNVVLYDRMAKGLNTRSGPKFK
- a CDS encoding dihydrodipicolinate synthase family protein, which encodes MKFEGIYTPAITPLAADGSIDKAAFAEVLEYLVDSKIHGVIIGGSTGEYYAHTTQERIELAAQAKDVLNGRLPLIVGTGGIRTEDAVAFASHAKEIKADALLVGTPPYALPTQQEIALHVKAVDAAAGLPIMLYNYPGRMSVSMGEEFFDAVADVKNIVAIKESSGDMAQLHRLAIKRPNIQLSCGWDDQALEFFAWGAQSWVCAGSNFIPREHVALYEACVLEKNFDKGRKIMAAMMPLMDFLEGGKFVQAIKNGVALNGLKTGGVRKPLYDLDDAEKQELKRVVSELKATIAQIK